Genomic segment of Malania oleifera isolate guangnan ecotype guangnan chromosome 7, ASM2987363v1, whole genome shotgun sequence:
AAGAAAGGGAAGAATAGGAGAAAAAGAACACCTAGTAAGCTTACTAAAGAACATTGGGTGCATTCTACGGCATCCCAAAaactcaataaataaataaattctagGCTTCAAAGCAACGAACTATTACGTATTTCCCCAATGAAAAAATTCTTATTAGTCATTAACACACCATCCACACCCTATAAAACCCCCATTACCTTGTTAACTCTTCTTTTAATAGATGTATGCGAATGGctgagtgtgtgcatgtgtgtaaATGTATGTATGGCAGTGACTTTATTCTCTGACTTGATTTGACACTGCTCAGACCACAAACTTCACAAGTCTAGCAGCTAATCCTAACATAATATTTTTCGATGACTCATATGATACACGCCATGGAGTTCATCCAAAAGTAATGATACTGTCAGTCTCAACTGACGGATATTGCTTTTGACGGGCATGCATGTTCCAGCATTCCAGCACATGTTTTGCTCGAGTAAACATTGAAAATGGTCCAACCATTTGGCAAAACTGTTTGAACACTTCAATGCATGGTCAAGCCTAAAAGCTATAAAACAATATGACCTTAGCTGCAAAATCGGCCAAGAATATTAGTATTCTAATATACTGCATTTTACTTAAGACTATGTTCGTCCCAATCCAAAATATTACGTGCAATTGTACCTGATCAATCTAACACATAATTTGGGCAAGAAAGAGACAAGATATACAAATCCAAAATCCTTGGTAATGTTCAAAGCTCACAAGCTCAACAAACTATTCCATTCCTATGGAATAGCTATGTTATTCCTAGGAATAGGTATTCTATTCCTAAGAATAGGTACTCCATGAACcaaatttaaattcttatttACTCCCAGAGCCATGCCCTCCCTTACTCTCATAAGAGGTCTAAGAAATCAGCTAGATACTAGTTAGTAGTAACGAGGAACACATTGTAATCTCACTCATCGAAAAACATATCATTTATGACAAACCATGGATGCATAAAATAAAAGACACAATTTCTCACAGAACAGTCAAACAGAATGGCTTTTCATTCAACAGAAAAAACACAAATGAAACAAATTTTGCATTAAAAGAGTACTATATAATCAATGCCATGAAAATATATAAACACAACAAAATTGTTACCAGAAAATGTGGATTGTTCAACTTGCCCTTCCAATACATGGTGCCCATCAAACTTGAAAATGAACCAACTAACAATCTTCCATCCCTGTCTCCAAATTCGAAATATTGACAGCATCAATCCTTTCATTCTCAGGCAAAATGGACCAATTTGGAGAGTGAACAGCTCGCAACCATTTAAAATCATCTACATTTGCCCAGTTGCCAGTCTCCTCCTCAAGACTTGAATCTTGAAGATCTTGTTCAATCCCTTCATAAGATAAGCAATAGGGTGCAAACCTCACACCACTACTATCCTCAATTATCGGCCGACTTCGCACCCTTAGAAAAAAATCAGTTCCCTTTGCATGGTGAACCCTAATCTGATGCGACGCCAATACAAACACACACCCTTCAACTTCCTCAATCAAAATGGAGCCAAACACAGGTCCAACATAAACCCTGCAATTCCTCAACCGATGGATGAACAATGCCCTCAAGCTACCAATTAACCGCACCTCACAACCATTAAGATCCGAAAGTGTAAACTCTCCAACATCTGAGCCCGAACACTTAAAATTCCTAACTAGAACCGCATTTTCCCGATTCCTAATCCCCGGGGACTCCCGGAC
This window contains:
- the LOC131159610 gene encoding tubulin-folding cofactor C, which codes for MEEDNSSNPAQISAKTTGQRKHAAMLERLSVRSTSRKPESDSSSSFESTTSFLTRFSNSKDSIESELARCRLVTDPDSKSHLKSDLDKVSASIAELERLVAENSYFLPSYEVRSSLKTISELKQTLEDLNSELLPKKKFAFRNKNAKKEQVTLPKDAEAVKSDFKKVGVTVRESPGIRNRENAVLVRNFKCSGSDVGEFTLSDLNGCEVRLIGSLRALFIHRLRNCRVYVGPVFGSILIEEVEGCVFVLASHQIRVHHAKGTDFFLRVRSRPIIEDSSGVRFAPYCLSYEGIEQDLQDSSLEEETGNWANVDDFKWLRAVHSPNWSILPENERIDAVNISNLETGMEDC